From the genome of Spirochaetaceae bacterium, one region includes:
- a CDS encoding transcriptional regulator, with translation MPADPDVPNLDELAALNGLLQHRVRLAICVLLSKYDAMSFRRLKEVLEEKDGSLGTHLRKLEDAGYLAVDKTYRERRPVTWYQLTAAGQQHLAQHIENLTRLIDRAR, from the coding sequence ATGCCTGCTGATCCCGACGTCCCCAACCTGGACGAGCTGGCGGCGCTGAATGGCCTGCTTCAGCATCGCGTCCGGCTGGCGATCTGCGTGCTGCTGTCCAAGTACGACGCGATGTCGTTCCGCCGGCTGAAGGAAGTGCTGGAGGAGAAGGACGGCAGCCTCGGCACCCACCTGCGCAAGCTGGAGGACGCCGGCTACCTGGCGGTCGACAAGACTTATCGCGAACGGCGCCCGGTCACCTGGTACCAGCTTACCGCCGCCGGCCAGCAGCACCTCGCGCAGCACATCGAGAACCTGACCCGGCTCATCGACCGCGCCCGATGA